CAAGTGCAAACTCCACCGACTGCACCAGGATCCTCGAAGAAGGGCCGCGTTGGTAGTGGTGGAACCCGTGGTCGAAAACGGAAGGTTTCCTCGGAAAGTGTTCAGCTAAAGAAgagaaatcgaaaatcgagcTCCCGAGCCACCACAGCTTCCCCGGGACCTTCAGAAGATCGATTCTCATTCCAAAGACCGCAGGATTCGGACGATGTCACTGATGTACCGGATGATATGACGGATCACGAGGATCTGCTGCCAGAAGCGGCTACTCGAAAGAAATATGAGCGAAAATCTCAAACGCCGGGAAGAAGAAGCTTGAGTAGTCGGCGAGACGACACAACGCCTGTTTCATCAATGGCGGCAGCTCCTCCGAAGAAGGGAAGACCCAGGAAGAATACGACGGTTACCACGCCGGTGTTGTCTGTGCCGAAATCCGAGGGAAGAGGTCCGCGGAAAGAGGATACTACGACGAAATTCGTTAGAGCAAATGTGTAggtttttgattgaaaatttaaattatttttggaagaagtttatgatgtttcatttaaaaaatcaactttttaaaagtcgatttttcgattttccggaaaaaagtttcgaatttttttttcaaaaacgaacaTGTTTGattctttaaaatattaattatttccggaaaatctatggaacaagaaaaaatcaatatttcatccagttttgtttattttaatcggaaaaaaatattcagaccttttttcaaaaactaatcgtcgaatttttttattgtctgaaaacaccgaaattcataatgaaactacttgaaaagttttcagaaaaaagttatgactgctcaaaaaatggcttaaaattagttaaaatcggaaatttgaccaacttatcaatgtcgcagcggctggaaacattttttttttttgacagcgagatttttaatttttttgagccaaaactcgccgtccatcgacttttaaataccttaatcaagtttaaaacgcaagataatcaacttgtatacttaaaatttgacggtgatttcaaaaaaaattgtttccagccgctgcgatattgataagttggtcaaatttccgattttaactaattttaggccattttttgagccgtcataacttttttctgaaaagttttcaagtagtttcattatgaaatttggtgttttcagacaattttgagtctaataaagaagtttaaaaaattcgactacaccacctttaaagagtttcttttgcaaaaattgaactattttttttttaaataccaacaaattttcagtctcTCCCACATCCTCAGCGGCCAAAAGCTACGCGCCTTCTACGGCGACGAATGGTTCCGCGCAAATGCGATCGAGGACGCGACCGACTGTACCGACGAGATTATGGACATCATGCTGGCCCATCAGGACTTTTTCACGCCCGACACCCCACGACTCTCGCCCTCGGCGATTCAAGATCTCGACAAAGTGCTCAAAAAGATCCGCGCCAAAACTCATTACACTGGCTGGAATCAGCGATACGATGAGTTTATGAAGCTCGAGAAGCTGATGGTTACCGTCGAGGATCAGATGATCGCTAGAGGACGTTTTCGGCACCTGCCACGTGGTCGGGAGCTCAAAGCGGAGACGCTGGCGTTGGTGGAAAAGCACTTCCGAGCTGATGATGAGGATGACGGGGTGCCGAAAACCTTGGCATTCTACCTGAAAATTGCACAGGAAGCGTTGTCGCTGTCGGAGAAGCGGGCGGTGGCCGACGACGACGAATCATCGGATTCCGATACGGATTTCGAGCAGAAGCCGGATacatcagcagcagcagctgtGAATGGTGGGAAGAGTGAAtcagaagaggaagaagaggaGAAGACGGTTGTGATGGGAGGTGATGAAGAAGCTGAAGAAGAGGTGAAATCTGAGGATGTACTGGTTGAATCTGTAGATCAAGAGTCTCCGCCGACAACATCACAGGGAACGACGACACCGGAAACTGCGGCGACGGGCGGCCTGGAATCCGAATCGGATGAGCCTGAATATCCGCCGGTTCCTGAAGAACTTGTACCGCCGCCGCCGGTCCTTTTGGAGAATTTTCCGTCGACGGATCGGTTTAGTAGTGGGGGAAGCTcgaattgtgagttttttttccaaaaaaatcgaaaaaaaaattgtttccgattttttcggagaaaGTCGATAAATAGAGcatttatttcgattttttggtattcaaaaaaaagaaaaattttcgatttttctattaaaaatatatttttaacgcaaaattgaatgtaaatttttttctgatttttaaaagaaaattgaaaaatcgaacaattgGACAgcgtaaaaatgtttgatttttcaaaaaaaaagtttaaaaaaaattagaagaaaaaaactaaaatttatgatttttcgatttttctttaaaaaatcagaattttaaaattttttgatttatcgaTTTAGTTTATCGATAGAGAATAACGAAAAATCCAacgtgattttcaaaaattccgcagactattttttaaatctttgcaaaattcatatttttgcgttaaaaaaatataaatcaatttaaaaccTCACACACGAAAACGaaattccacatttttaaaagacagaattgagaaaaaaaaacgaaaaattgcatctgaactttttattgaaacattttataaaaatcgggaaatttgacagcaaaaaaactgaaattaaaaactaaaaaactgagatttatcgatttttccaagaaaagctgaaatttacgatttttcgattatctctgaaaaaaaaagaaattaaaaaaaaagtttttccgCCGAAAACTACAAAGAATATGCACCGTTCTTCCACAAATCGTacttttttatgattttttcccaCACGAAATATCGATGTTCATTGTGATTTGATTATACATTACGGTTTGTGTAATACGCAgtttcttttccattttttcactatGTTGGTGCTCgagaacttttaaaaattcggtttttttttcgtgcttTTTTGTCTTTCAAGAATGTctgaaatgagaaatttaTAATATCCAATTCCTCTtagattaataaaaaataaaaaattggaggaatttcatacatttttacttgaaaaaaaaggggtgggcggcaaacgatttttccggcaaatcggcaaattgccggaattgaaaatttccggcaaactggcaatttgccgatttgccgaatttgccggaaaaacggaagtttgccgaaaattttcggcaaattgtggttttgcacttatttttggaaattttggaacttcaattttaaatggcAAAATTGAACGCATCCTATGAAGTTTCCCAcatccatttttaaaattaagcatattctatgaaaatatgtagaaaaaacgagaaaaaattcaaaaatgcacagtttcaagttttttccgtcttttaaaaaatccctctaaacattaCCGGCatatctgatatccggcaaacggcaaatcggcaatttgtcgaaaattaaaatttccggcaaatcagcaaatcggcaatatgccCCACTGCCACaggttttttgcaaaattcaaggatcgataatttaatttcaatagtaaaaattccaataaactcaaaaaccgattgaaaaaaattgcagatccAACTCTAAGCCGTCAGGGAAGCATCAATTCCATGGCGAGTCCAATGTTCTCTCCAAACAGTGATCTTTCTCTATCCGGACCTCTAACACTTCCACGTTCTGGCCCTCTAACCATGGCAAACATCCGGCAATCTCCGACACCAGATGAAGTCGTCGGAAGTTTAAGAAAACGTCTCAGTCAAACATCTGAATCGTCGGAATCGTCTGAgctaccaccaccaccatcagcCGCATCGAAGAGCAAGCGAATTCGACGGGCGAGTGAACGATCGATTGATTCGGCATCGGAGCATCATCGGATGATGAGAAGCCCACGGATTCTGACGACGCAGCACTCGTCGGGAGCACTTATATTTGATATTAGTACTACACAACCTACTGACACGTCAGGACCAATTGAAGCACTTTCTGTGCGGAAACCTGGACGACGGAAGACCGGTATGCACGTTTTTCAGcgcaaaattctgagaatgcgtattgtgcaacatacttgacgcgcaaaatatctcgaagcgaaaactacagtaattttttaaatgactattgtagcgcttgtgtcgatttacgggctcaagttttgaaatgaatttttattttcaaatagtgACAGCGatactttcttcttttttttgtttaatggtaatattctatcgataaataaatgtttttctttcatttcaaaaactgagcCCGTAattcgacacaagcgctacagtagtcatttaaaggattactgtagttttcgcttcgagatattttgcgcgtcaaatttgCTGCGCAATatgcattctcagaattttgtttttatttcgtATTAGGTGTGCACGGCGACTTAAGATTTTaaggaaatcatttttttcggaattcaagatttttcgaaattgaaaattgaaataatggttttttttggatttttcggacaaaagtcaatattttttcttcttcgaaaaattggtttttaaaaatttcgttttttttttttggatttttcatagaaaattgaaaatatccctACTTTCCGAactaattggaaaaaaaatttctgaaaaaatttcgaaaatttttttaatgattttccgATAAAGTGAagtattttttcggatttttcagagaaaagtttaaaaaaaatttaatttccttaaaaaagaataataattttttggacttctaaaaaaaatcgaattttttttggttttccgcgatttttcagataaaattcaaaagtttcctatattccggaaaaaattggaataaaaacattttttttttcgaaaaaatgaaataaagcttttaaaaattgtcaaaaatcaaaaatgtttgaaaaaaatgtatgaaaatcgttttttttttaaataccaacaaaaaactggaaaaaccgaaatattacgggaacaataaatcatgagaatacgtacttggtgcatttgatttgacgcgcgatatctcttagcgaaaactacagtaagagcTTAAATATCTGTTGTTATTTGagttcttactgtagttttcgctaagagatatcgcgcgtcaaataaaatgcaccaagtacgcattctcatgatttattgttcccgtaatatgtattttgtatgaaaaatatgtaatatttcgaaaaaaattagtttttaaaaatttcgtacagttagattattttttggatttttcatagaaaattgaaaatttaacaattttccggaaaaattggaataatatttttaatataattttttctgaaaaaaattgaaaaaaaattttttttaatgattttccgAAGAATTGAAGTACagataaaattcaaaagtttcctatattccgaaaaaaaaattggaataaaaacattttttttcgaaaaaatgaaatacagtttttaaaaattgctaaaaatcaaaaatgtttgaaaaaaaatgtatgaaaatcgtttttttttaaatatcaacaAAGCCAGGAAAACTCGAAACATTTGATCCTAACTCGTAGTGCATAACCATTAGCTCCTCTCACTGTCGATCAGTCTTTGCAGCGTCTCCAACTCTTCTCACCTCAGGACCACTAACCTTGTCATCGTCAGCACCACCCCCACCTCCAGCCTCTCCAGCTCCTCCTCAACACGCTCAAAAAACACTTGGAAGACCCCGAAAAACCCCTTCAACTTCTTCACGGAAGCCTGAAGAAGAGGATGAAGCGGAACAAATTCCGACGACGGTGGTTGGTGTCACCGAAGAAGCTTCAGTTGCTGATAGTTCGGCGAAAGAAGATCTAACATCGGAGGATGGAAGTGCAACTCCACAGGATGAGAAGGATGATTCGGAATCGACGACGACAACGGATACCATTACACCGAAATCGATTCGAGGTGGAAAACGGCGGAGAGGTGGTGGAAGGTTCGGAGGATCCTATCCAGTGAAGCCAGCGAAGCCTGGGCGAAAACCTAAAGATCCTCATGCAGAAGAAGGTGCTGATGAGAAGGATCCTGAAGATCAGACGCCGACAACGATGACGACGTCGACACCAACTCGAGCCGATAGTTTTCAGACTCAGAAGAATCGAATGGCGAAGCTTATGGAGGGAAAACCCCATGATTATAGTTTTCTGGATCTTCCggattttgataaaataatcgAGGAGGCTCCAAAAGAGGATATTAATATTCTGATGGAAGAGCGGACTTACGAGTTGCGAGAGATCTTTGCACAGTGTAAAGCTGATCTTTCGGCTCTTGAGAAGCGGTATAGGCAGCAGAATGAGGCGAagcgtaagtttttttttagtaagtAAAAGGaaatattcgattttcgagtgtttttttttgcgcggagaaatttaaaactcgagagtttttaaaaaaacaagtttcaaaaaacgagaaaagtATAGATTAGCCGAAAATATGTggaataaaatagaaaattttaaagctgttttttaaattaaaattttccgataaatctaattttttggtctttttctcaaaaaatttaaatttttgagcaactaTTGGAAAAgtcgatttatttttgaaaaagtttttttttcagcgtttgtattttataaaatcgatatttttgagctatttttttaaatttttttgcacatttatcggaaatgattttttgaaggttcTTTATCAAATACAACTCGAAAAACTCGgcgaaatttgagattttcactaatttgagctaatttttcaatgtttttttgccctaaataattgttaaaaaattataaaaaatttaatgattaatgattcaattttgcaaaacaatatgtccctttcaatttttttcgtaaaattgaaaaaaaaaatttagtttgggACGTCGATTTTCCGATAGTTTCTATTTcttcttatttaaaaaattgatttttcgagttaccggaaaagcaaaaaaaaaaacattgaaaattttccaaaaaaaaatccaaaaacttcTAATTTCCAGGAAAAGCTGAATTCGCCGCAAAAACTGCCTCCTCCGCAGCAGCAGCTCAAGCTTCTTCATCGACTTGCTCAACTCCAAGACCGTGACCAAAACCAGTGGAATTTCTTAATGATTCTCTCTACttattcaacaaaacaaaaaatctcaattaaaattgcatttcCAATCAACATATGCCTTCCACACCCACGCATTTTCTCGATACTCTTCACCAGTCCCGCGGATAGAAAtttctgttcattttttgtttgtctaGGATCTCTCTGTTATTACTGTGAATCAACTATGTGTGTGCTTTTTTTCTCCGTTTTAATTATGGGTGTcgtagaaaatttttcgatttttgggaaaatcagatttcagattttttgagcttttctcacgaaaaatcgaaatttttgagcattttttcgaaattttcaaaaaacggaatttttcatgaaaaatctaaattcttgagttatagtttttgaacatttgttatcaaaaatttgttttttttttttggaaaacatctaaatttttaagtgttttctcgaaaaatcggaaaaccaaaaattttgattttcaaaaaaaaatctaacaaatcaagagctatttttcgaaaaatcgaaacaaaagCGACACCCTTAGTTctaatatattcaatttttattctgattCGATATATCTCCTTTAATTCCGTATTATAATTCCACAAACCTTCAGTTGTTCCCACCAAACTCTCAACTTATCTCAGTTCATTTCACTATAGCCGATTCTcgtaaacttaatttttttttcgaatttccccCAATTGCCTATGTTTTATTTAATGAGAAATTGATATAATAATGATggtctcaaattttgaaaaaaatatatttatagaTTAACCGTAATTTTTATGTTCATGGCCTTTTTTGTGTTATGATTCGGGGAGTTTATCtaatgaaattgtttgaattttgaagttttgaatatttcaaagtaGTAATGGGTAGTTGAAAAAACCtcaatttatctaaaaaaaaacttcttacACGGccttgtgtagatttacgcgactcgtgtactccacgaggagaatagaatttttttcattttcttggtttttaaccgtttgtttctttttgaattttataaataaatccaaatgtttttttattttttaaattttgcttaGAATTTGCGCTTTCCATCACAAATCAatagatttcgaaaaaatatttttttaaaattaaatttaattaattatctttttttttcattcagaatCCCCAAAAACCATCTACAAAATGACGATTTACAACGTGTACATATTCGACAGAGAAGGCCAATGCCTGTACTATGACGAGTGGTTTCGTACGAAACAATCGGGTCTCGCACCGATTCAGGAGTATAAGCTGGTGTTCGGAATGATGTTATCGATGAAATCATTTGTTGATCGACTTGCAACCAATGATTCTAATCAGACTGTCAATTATTATAAGTATGGgagttatttttttgttgttgaaaatttgaataatacaatctgaaaaataaaatgaaaaattgagttttttggaaaactgaaaaatttatctgaataattgaaaaaaataatttttaaaaattttgttcgaaaaaaaagattttaattggaaaacattctgaaaaatggaattttttgagaatttttaaacattctgaaaaatggattttttttgagaattttcaaaaactgaaaaattacagtttttttttaatatttgaaaaaaattttttttttaaatgataaaactatcaaaatttgtaaaattgaaaataagttttttgtttgaaaaattgatgagaatTGTTATATCTTAATTGACAAAGCTTCCTTTTCTGGgcaattagaattttttgaaaattgaaaaaaaaatgatttaagttggaaaataattttctaataaactGAAACACTTgtttgaataattgaaaaaaaattttctgaaaaattggaattgagatattgaaaaattgtttttttgtaaaattgaaaaaaacaacttttttgtttgacaAATTGAagagaattgtttttttatttaaaaaaatttcaatttggaaaacattctgaaaaatggatttttttttaatttttgaaaattctgaaaaatatttgaaaaaaaaacaatttaaaaagtgataaaactaccaaaatttttacaatttttttttcttccagaacCTCTGCCTACAAAATGACATTTCTCGAATCGGCAACCAGCATTAAAATAATGTTGAACACGGATCCAAACGCCACAGGAATTCGAGATCTCCTTCataaaatttatcaaacttGGACAGAAACCGCCAATAGTGCTGCAAAACTCGAACTTTTCGCCTCCAATCCGccgaatgaaaattttctgaaaaatcgtgtGAGGGATATTGTGATGAAGCATCCGGCTTATGTTTAGAGTTTTTTTGGAGgtatagaaataatttttttcattaaaacgcttaaaggtggtgtagtcaacatttttaataactttattagactcaaaattgcctgaaaacaccgttttgaataaatttccacaaaattgattaaaaaacattagaaaataaaccgaggttcataaaaaattaaaatttcggtattttgtaaaaatgcaTTATTCAATGATATTAAACATTATACTACTAGtccgaaatttggaaaaatttattttttttttcaatttttactgcaaattgtatcgttttttttcagatatttaaaattttcgtaaagtggatttttttgttgtaattatGTAATTAACTAACGAAAATCGATACAAAATGCAATTCCCGgatttttcgacgaaaaattgcctaaaaacaccaaatttcatGATAAACCATCTTGAAAACctcgaaaaaaagtattggcgacaaaaaaaaatttaaaaaaggccaaaattagttaaaatttgaaatttggcctacttgtcaatgtcgcagcaatttttgtaggcaatttttttcaaaatttttaactgcaataaaaatgtttcaaaaatttttgaggcgTTTCATTACCAAATTCGAGCACATTTTTGGTCTATACGTTTAAAATCGTCCCgccgaaaatgtttaaatttttcggtttttttctagCAAAACCGAAaactcattgcggtttgatctacaaaaatgcgggaatttttcgcccaggAAAATACGACGTAAGCACACTCTTATTACGGGgccatgagatcatgagaatgcctatttAGTGGCGCGAAAATATTTGCAGGCCGCGGCAACGAGAGAACATGTAGCGAAGAGAGACGCAGGTcccttcgctacgagatatttgccGCCAGAaaagtaggcattctcatgatctcatggtcCCGTAATAACCATGCGAGATctgttgaaaagtctgcgtctcttctcccgcaatcctcgtagatcaaatcgatatgggacactttgacaccacgtgcgtTCCCATGATTCAGCAGAGCATATTAAAACAAGAGAACCTCGTTCACTTTCTCACAACATCACTTCCACTAGTAgtcctccaaaaaaaaattcaattttcagccgtcttcttcttctctgcCTTCATCACTGATACGAAACATACACAGCTCCCTTGTGACTCGCCTGTCCTTTTTTCTTTACTCTcgcttctctgcgtctctccgaTTTGCCCTTCATTTgtcctctctctctccccaCCACCATTTTCCTCTCTAAATGTGATATTTGCAGaatattgacattttttgcctttttgtTTACCTGCTATGCAATTTATATATCTGAATTCACACGAGATTtcgtaatttttcataatttttggttggttttttttcaacaatttttttctggtggTTTATCATTTGAATTGTAAATATTTGTACTGCATTcccttttatttattttcaattttttgctatatcataaaattttacttttttgacattttgttGTCACTAATTTCATACCGTTTAAAATCGATTATCCCTAttttttatctaaattttctgtaaattttatctttttcaattttttttttcagacaaaaaaatgtctgag
This is a stretch of genomic DNA from Caenorhabditis elegans chromosome V. It encodes these proteins:
- the trpp-1 gene encoding Trafficking protein particle complex subunit (Confirmed by transcript evidence); translated protein: MTIYNVYIFDREGQCLYYDEWFRTKQSGLAPIQEYKLVFGMMLSMKSFVDRLATNDSNQTVNYYKTSAYKMTFLESATSIKIMLNTDPNATGIRDLLHKIYQTWTETANSAAKLELFASNPPNENFLKNRVRDIVMKHPAYV